The genomic stretch ATTATATAGCTCTACACTTGCACATAGACATAGGTAATGAAATTAGGACTCAAGCCTTACAGGTTATATGGCTCCAAGAAGTCCCACAAAAAGCTTAAATAAGCTATTAAGCATTTCAGTTTCCTACCATCAGACCTAAAATTAGCAAAAGTCCCTCCCACAACACAATTTCCCCTTACTAAAACAAAGTACCTTCCAAATTCAAGTTTTCAGGATTCTACCAGCCATTTCTCCCCCATCTCTGCAAGAGGTAATCTTCCAGAAAAAAGACTTAACTTTTATTACCCTACCCAGCATTCAGTCTTGACATTTAACTATCCTTAGACTTCATCTTACAGGGAGACTTCCAAGTTTAACCCATTgaatttgcatttatattttgtAGAGTCCTGCCAAATCAATACTGTTTCTAGATTTAGACCTTGTATGTCCAGTTTCATCTCAAATGACATGTTCTCATTAGGATACTGTTCTTCTGGGGTGTAGCTATAACTGACATGGATACAAAAAGTTCTTTTGAAATTAATTCagacaaaaacaggaaaaattttTTCCAAAAAGGGATGCTAAAATACTAAGGCTACAGCACTTCAGCTGATAGATTAGTGACAATTTATTCTTTGAAGAGTCTGGAACAATTTGTCCTGGAACGTGTAATGCCCAATAGATAAGTCTTCTGATGACTGCAGTCAAGTGCTTTGAAATGCTGGTGACAGAAGTCACATAGCTTATGAAGGTCTTAAAGCTTATAACCTCACTCAAGCAATTAGTATTTAGATGCCTCAagtcaaagcaaaagcaaaatcaagggttttttttgagtaaaaagtgttaggtttctttttttttctttttttaagagaacacTATTTTAGTTATTACTTCCATACCATCTGTAAGTTAGTCTACAAAAGTAATAATTAACATTTTCATTGTCATACTTGAGCTTGTGCTATAGAATGAGTTATTCATTTTCATTGCCTTTAAAGTTATACTACTGCCTCAGACTTAAGTACTGTAGGAAACTTAAACGGATCCCAGATGCCTAAGAATCTAGCCATGCCGCTGTTATCAGGCTCAGATTTCAATATTCATGGGGAAATTATAGAAGATTTTAGAGACATTTAATATATTTTGAGATTAGTATTGTGCACCACACTAATACCATTTGAGGAAGTAGTAATTTTTTTGCCTGTCTGTGAGCAGCAGACCCAAAACATGGGTTTTATATGGTGAAGCCACAACTAAGCTCAGATCACTTAGCAGGTCAGTTACATGGCAATATCAACAGCATTCGCTTGCCTGTTCAATTGATTTCAGCAAGTACAATCAGTAGCAATCCTACTTCAAACTAGGATTTAGCAATGATACCATCAGTGCACACAAAGGAACGATTTCCAGCTTAAGTCAGTTATTTCCATAAAACAATACTGCTACAAGCTTCAGAGAGAGCTGTATAGCCAACAAGCATTGTTGAGTTTGTTAGTGTGAAAGGTGGCCATGTTCCCACAAAGAAATGAAATGGGAAATTTTAGTCGTTTGAGATCCGTGGGTAACACCACTTCCGTCAGAATGTTTTGCTATGGCCATACCCACATGGGCAATAAGCAGTCACAAAAGAAAAGAGCAGTTTAAGAACATGAGCCAGCTACAAGGGTAATTGCAATACAAGGTTTCCCTTCTAGCAAGGTGGTTCTGAAGCTTCAGCTTATTTTAAGACACAGAACACCTTCCCCATATCTATACAGTACAGACTTGTGTAGCTTTAGGAGTCAGCTGATGAATCACCAAGGCACATCCTCATATTTAGGTACATCTAAGCACAGCTAAAATGACCTAAATTAGACTGTGAAGTCAGTGCATGAGTAGACATAGCACTAAATGAAAAAATCTGATGAAGAACCTGTCAAATCAAAGCATGATATGGTAGTTTAACTGCTTGGCCACAAGACTGAAGTAAACTCACCCTAGTCACAAAATATACCAGTTAGTCTTTGGCTTTGGTGGATTAACTAAGTCAAAATTAAAAGGCAGTTGAGTTAGTTTAAGTTGGTCCATTGTGACCAAGCCCCTGGTTTCACATCTAATTAgtaaaaacagctgttttccATCTTTGTTAGGTCTGCTAAGACCATCATGAAAGATTAACCAAGGTGAGTCCACAAAGATTAATCCACATGCTACGACaaataaaaaaacatttccaaCTGGATCAGCAGTTGTACAGCCACATCACTATTAATGTTGGCACCAGGGAGACAACAGCTACAGTTTTTGGGCAGGAGCCTTCACTTAGATCTGCTGCTTGCAAAAGCTCATCCTCAAGTTGCCCCTGGCTTATTAATATAAGGCAAGCTCTGAGGCATAATTGCTTAATAAGAACATCAGTGAAGTAGCCTAGATCCCAAGTTTGCTTAAGAAAAGCTTTGCAAGAAACAATGAGTGAGTTTCATCCATTAGGTATCAGTTTTGCTGGCAGAACAACTGCCCATACAACTGCTGATAGACTTTGAACATCCACACATCTTAATTCCAGCCAAACCTGAGTAGAATGGCTTTAGATATTTTTAGAGTATTTGAAACTACCTGTTCAGTTTCCTAGCAAACAGATTAAGAAAGACTACTTACAGACAGCAGATCTAGTCCATCTTCATCTAAGTTTTTGACATGTGTTCCCAGGCTGCCAGGTTTCCATTTGGGGAATGTGTTCTTGTAGTCTTGCAGGGATTCCACTTCAGGCCATACCTCATTGTTGGGGGTCCCTAAAGCTCTAGGCAAGGATCAGTAAAATAAGAGTCAGTTTAGTCTGAAGCTTGATGCCCTGTTACGATTTCTGTAAGTGCACAGTGCAGCTGTGCAGTGCTGCACAAGCAGCAAGGACAGGTTCAGCCCGACATACCTGAAGATTCTGAAGAGCTGATCAATCTCCGAGTCCCCATGGAAGAGAGGCTTTTTAGTGGCCAGCTCAGCAAATATGGTACCTATGCTCCATATATCTACAGGAGTTGAGTAACGAGCAGATCCTAGCAACACCTCTGGCGACCTGTACCACAGCGTCACTACCTAGTCAACAAGGAAATTCTTATAAGCTTATAGACTCAAGTCCTCTAGGTGACTGCAAATACAGTTGCTCATCCAGTATTAAGGAACATTCACACAGTTCTTTTGGTTAAAGTATGAGCCAGTACTAGAAGTTTTAGTGGAAGCACTTCTTTCAAGCTATTTGAAAACAAGTGCAACAAATCCCACTAGAGTAGTTTCTAGTACAAGCAAAGCAGTTGCCTACACAAGTTGCTCAAGAGCAGGAAGTACACCTTTAGCACCTAACTACTAGAACTGTACGAAGTGAAAATGTCCTTTCAAGACAGTGAACAAGTTCTGACCTGTCTGACTCCTTGTTAAGGAAACAGTGGGATTCATAAGATGCCTTAGCACTTTAGAGTAAAACATGGTCAGGGAGATTGAAATACCCCTTGCTCCCAAGGAGAAAAAGGGGATGTCAACTGTAGCAGACATGGAAAGCCATCAAATAGAGCAAATCAGAGAAACATAACTGTGTGTTACTGTTACTTTATGATGACTTTAAatccatgacttttttttaagctatttcaTGTTAATACAGTTATCAGGAAACTAGTAAGCTTTGTCCTAATCACTGAGAAGATGTTTCAACTCACTTCATGTGTGTATACCCGCACTGGAATTCCAAAGGCTCGGGCCAATCCAAAGTCTGCTAGTTTAATCACTCCTTTGTCATCTATTAACAGATTCTGAGGTTTTAAGTCTCGATGCAGAACTCTTCTTGAATGGCAGAACACAATACCTTGCAATATTTGATACAAGTAACTCTGTGGAAaggatgaagagaaaaaaaaataggagtgACCTTTACTGCAAGTTAAGTGTTCTGCAACATAAAGCTGTTTTCTTGCGTTAGCTCTCCCCATAGAAGTATGCAACCGAGATCCAAAGCATTACAGATATTGAGTTAGTATCAATCATATAAAAAGCCACAAGAAAGTAATTTGGGCTGTTTACTTAAGCATAATTTAAGGCAATTTAATTTCAGCAACTAAAAGAATTGAAAGGTATTTGAAAGCAAAACTAAAGATTCCTTTTATGATGTACAGCTTTTTCTCTAGCCTTTCCTTTTTTCAAGGAGCTAATTATGCTGAAGATAAACAATATTTGCAGTTGTTTATAGCTTTGTAGGTCTTCTTTAGATTAATTTCTTTAATACATAAAAAAATTGTCCTCATTACCTTAACACGTGCACAATCCAAATATTGGCCAGATGGAATAGTATCCAAATATTTCTTGAGATCCATGGAAAGGAATTCAAAGATGAGGTACAGTCTTGAATCCTGCATAAGTACATCCTGAAGACTGAAAATTGAGTATACAGTCAACTCCATGGCAAAAGTGGGTAGACTCACTGTTACATTTCCCCTCTCAACAGGGACACAAGTTTTCCAGGTTTCTAATAAGAAAACCTTAAAGCTTTCAGTCTTCAAAGATGAA from Apteryx mantelli isolate bAptMan1 chromosome 7, bAptMan1.hap1, whole genome shotgun sequence encodes the following:
- the CDK1 gene encoding cyclin-dependent kinase 1 isoform X2 gives rise to the protein MDDYTKIEKIGEGTYGVVYKGRHKATGQVVAMKKIRLESEEEGVPSTAIREISLLKELHHPNIVCLQDVLMQDSRLYLIFEFLSMDLKKYLDTIPSGQYLDCARVKSYLYQILQGIVFCHSRRVLHRDLKPQNLLIDDKGVIKLADFGLARAFGIPVRVYTHEVVTLWYRSPEVLLGSARYSTPVDIWSIGTIFAELATKKPLFHGDSEIDQLFRIFRALGTPNNEVWPEVESLQDYKNTFPKWKPGSLGTHVKNLDEDGLDLLSKMLIYDPAKRISGKMALNHPYFDDLDKSTLPANLIKKF
- the CDK1 gene encoding cyclin-dependent kinase 1 isoform X1; translated protein: MRPARPRASRDLLAAAAAASGLGRTGGGSGTYGVVYKGRHKATGQVVAMKKIRLESEEEGVPSTAIREISLLKELHHPNIVCLQDVLMQDSRLYLIFEFLSMDLKKYLDTIPSGQYLDCARVKSYLYQILQGIVFCHSRRVLHRDLKPQNLLIDDKGVIKLADFGLARAFGIPVRVYTHEVVTLWYRSPEVLLGSARYSTPVDIWSIGTIFAELATKKPLFHGDSEIDQLFRIFRALGTPNNEVWPEVESLQDYKNTFPKWKPGSLGTHVKNLDEDGLDLLSKMLIYDPAKRISGKMALNHPYFDDLDKSTLPANLIKKF